The region AAAAGGTTTCACCCAAGTCCCGGAAGCGTTCTGGACGCCCGTGGGGGTCTCTGTTCAAGAGCTGCAATAAAATGCGGTCGTATCGTTCGGCGGCCGCCCCCGGGCTCCGAATAATGTTTACGGAAAGGCAGCAAGGACATACCGTCCCATGAAAGCCTGTACTTGGGGCTGGAACAGACTGTATTGTAAAGCCCTGCTGCCGTCCCCAGGAGCTGTATTCGGTTTTTGCAGCTCTTGAACAGAGACCCCCACGGGCAAACTTCTTCGCACGTTGCAGAGAAGTTACAGACAAAGACTCTAAATTCCTAAATTCCTAAATTTCAAATATTTTTGGTTAGATGTTGGACGTTCAATTTTTTCATCGCTATTATTCCCGATACCCCCCCGGTACGGGCCGGCCGTCCACATATACACGGTCTTCATCATCCAGGGCGAAACGGCCTCTGGCGATCATCTCGATGGTCCTGGGAAAAATCTTCCAATCCCCGATCTCCTTGAGCCGATCCTGATGGGCGTCCGCCACCTGTCGAAGTCTCTGGGGATCTTCGACAACTGCGTCAAGCGATTCAGGAAGCGTCACAGGGAGGGCATCCGACACCATCAGGAGGGGGCCTGTGTCCACGCCCGCATCGGTCCAGAAGGTGGAAGACCGGAGGCGCTTCTCGCCTGCAGAAATGGCGTCTTTCACCGCATCGTCGCCCACATATTTTCTGCGGCCGTCAGGAAGAGAGATGGCAAGATCAGCAGGGTGAACGTTGACGCACCGGTTAAGGGTGGTATAGCTCATGTACCCCCCCAGGGCGATGACGTCGATCTCGAATACCTCGACCAGCCTTCGGGCAATCCGGTCATATTCCCGCCTGGCGTTCAGGCCTTCCTCTGTCACAACCGATCGCTTCAGGCCTCTATTTTGATGAAAGGTCCTGATGTCGTAGCTGAAATAGGGAAGGCCGTGTTCAAGGGCGATTCTTTCCCCGGCACATCGTCCGTCTGACCGGTCGCTGAAGATGAAGACCGTCTCGAATGGCGATTCGTTTGCTTCGGCCTTCAGTTTCTGCTCATGCTCCAGAAGCCGCAGGATATTGGTTCCGGAACCCGACATAAAGGCCGCCACCCGCATCGGCCTCCCTGCGGTTTCAGGATCAAAAATAGCGGTGATGGTCATAGAGGGCCGCCTTCCATCAGGACCGCCACCGGTTTCATCTGGTATGGACTGCCCTGTTCCAGGGCCGTCAGGACGCTCCCCCCGCCGGTGAAGTAGTAGGCCTTGGGATCGTCCAGACCTGCCATGTAGATCCCCGGGCAGAGATTCCGGAGTTCCTGGAGGGTATCCCCCCCCGCAAAGAGCCTGGCCGCCTCGGAGTTGCCCCCGATCAGGCGGTACATGGCCTCGGAGCCCTCATAAAAAAGCGGCATAAACCCCATGACCGCATTGACAAAGATGGTCTTGGCAGAGGCGACGATATCCGCCACCACCTTGTTCCGGAAGGATTCGGGATCGATATCAACGACATATCGGATATCCCGGCCCGATGTCAGTTCCTCCATCCCGATGGATCGATACTTTCCCTCACCTCGCGCTTCCATGGTCTCCGATTCCACCAGGCGGGATAATTCAACGATCTTTTTTCCGGTCCTGTCCAGCTCCACCAGTTCCATAGCCAACGCCCTGTCTTCCTCTGTGACCCCGGCAATCTGCACCCCATACTTGGCCGCCAGAAAGGTGTTATACATCAGCCCCCCTAAGATCAGGTGATCCACCCGCTCGTAAAGGGCCTTCAGGGGGCCGATCTTGGTATCGTACTTGGCGCCGGCCACCACGGCCACAAAAGGCCTCCGGGGCTCCAGCACCCGATGGAGATTCTCCAACTCCTTCTGAAGCAGGATGCCGGCGAAAGAAGGCAGCTTCTGCGCCACGTCGTAGGTGGAGGCGTGGGCCCGCCACGAACCGAATGCATCATTGACGTAGAGATCGGCCAAAGACGCCAGCTCATCGGCCAGGGTCCCTCGCTCCGGTCCTTTTGCCTGTTCGCCCTTGAACCAGCGGGTATTGGGGAGGTAGATCATCCCGATCTTTCCCTGTTTCAGATCGGAAATGGCGGGTTCAATGGATGGATCAAGGTGCACGATCCCTTTTTCAGGATCTGCCGGAAACTCCGGGACATGAATCTTCACAGGAAGTTTCTGTTCCAGATAGCGCACAATGGGGAGTATGGACTCGTCCTCCCGGCAGGATATGCGGCCTGTTTTCTTATCCTTCGGTCTTCCCACATGGGTCATCAGGATCGGTTTTCCACCGCCTGCGGCAATGGCGTAAAGGGTGCCGATGGTGGCATCGATACGGTACGGGTCCTTGATCCGGCCCTTTTTCACGACATTGTGATCGACCCTTAAGAGGACGATCTTTTCTTTCATATTGCTTTGCTGTATCAACCTCAGCCGCGGGTCCAGTTCACCTTTTTCCATTTGGCATCCTCAGCGATATGAACTATAAGATTAGGAGCAATCAAAGCACGTAAATTGTATTTTACTGAAACCGCGGCCAAGAGTCAACTTGCTTATGAGGCGCAGGGGGCAGGGAGCAGGGGGCGGGGAGCGGGGAGCAGGGCGTCAGGGACCTGAATAGAGGGATTGAGGAATTGAGGGATTAGGGATCCAATCAACCAATATCCAGTATCCAGCATCCAGAATCCAGCATCCAGTAACCAGTAACCAGTATCCAGCATTCCCGCCTTCTGCGGGATCTTCGCTTCGCTACGACCAGCATCGGGCATCCAGAATCCAGAATCCAGCATCCAGTAACCAGTAACCAGTAACCAGTATCCAGTATCCAGCATCCAGCATCCAGAAGGGAGACACCATATGATTGTACGGAACCTGAATGACAAGGAAGTGATCGATACCACCTATCTGGCACATGGCGGGGCCGTTGCCCAGATGATCCTGGACCGGCGGACCCTGAAAGAAATCGGGTTTCTGGCCATTGCCAGTCTCAAACCGGGGAAAGAGATCGAGGCCCATGTGGACCCGATGGAAGAGATCTATTTTGTATTGAGCGGGTCCGGTGAAATGCGGGTGGCCGATGAGGCCAGGGCCGTGAAGCCGGGCGATGCCGTCTGGATCCCCACAGGCGCCAGTCATGCCCTCCTGAATGACGGCCAGGAGGATTGCATTGTCCTGGTGGTGGCTTCCCCTGCGTGGTAGCGCCCGGCATGCTGCGTGTCCTGATCATCAGACCGGGGGCACTGGGGGATACCCTTATGGTACTCCCTGCTCTCAACGATCTCGCAGGCAAGGCCGCTGTCACCTTTGTGGGGAGGCGGCCCGGGCTGGACTTCATCCGGTCCCATGTGGATCGCGCCATGGATCTGGAGGCATCGGGCTGGCATCGATTGTTCATGGAGATACCGGATGGAAAGGGCCTCCCTGTTTCAGACGTGAATATCGCGGCAGCCTTCTTCAGGGATAAAGACGGCACGATCCGGCGCAACCTCGAGCGATGCCTCCCCTCTGCCGCGGTCCATGTCTTCCCGTCCTTCCCCCCGAAGGGAGAGGACGTCCATGTGGCCGAGTACCTGGCCCGTTGTCTGGCATCGGCGGGCCTTCCCGTTGATCCGGTACGATCCATAGCAGCAATGAAACATGGAGGGATGTGGAGGAACAGGCCCCTGCCGGAAGGGGAAAAGAAGATTATATTGCACCCGGGATCTGGGTCCCTGGAGAAGAATTATCCCCCTGATTTCTGGCTGGCCCTGGTGACCCGGTTATTGAGCGACACCGAATTCAGACGCTGCCGGCCGGTCCTTCTGACAGGTCCGGCAGAAGAATCGCTTTATGCGTATTTCAAAGAGCGGCTGGGGACCGGATCTGTTCTGTTCGTCTCCTCCCCGGATCAGGAGAACCTCATCAGTTTGCTGGATAGCGCGGTCCTGTTCCTGGGCCATGACAGCGGCATTGCCCATCTGTCGGCCATGCGCTGCATCCCCACGGGGGCCCTGTTTAAGGCAAGCGATCCCCTTCAGTGGGCGCCGTTGGGTCCGTTCGTGCGGATAATTAAAACCCGGGACCCCGGCCCGGAGATGCTTGATGCCACTCTTCAGGCGGCGAGAGAACTTGTCGCCATGGATCGTTCATAACCGCCTCCTTGGGCCATTCCGGCATATTGGGATGGATTAACCTCGGCTTCTGTCACTTTTTGTGTTAAATTACGGTGCAGGAGGGAAAATATGTCCAAGGTAATGATACACCCCGCAACCTATGAGAACGTCCGCCAGGCCGTGGACCGGGCTTTTGATCTCTTTCCGGTACAGGTGGGAGGGCGCAAAGTTCTGATCAAGCCGAACGTCCTGCGCGCTTCAGAAGCCCGGGAAGGGATCGTGACCCACCCGGCCGTTCTGCGCGCAGTGGTGGACAAGGTGGAAGCGTTGGGACCTGCATCCCTGATTGTGGGCGATAATCCCGGTCTCTTCAACTACGGCGATAACGAAAATTGCTTTAAAAAATCCGGACTGATGGAGGCGGCCAAGGGGTATTATAGAAATATCGGCAATGATTCAGAGAAAGTCTCATTCAACGCCGACTACCTCCCCTGGGTGAGCGTCTCACGCGCCGTGCTTGAGGCTGATCTCATCATCAGTCTCCCCAAATTCAAGAACCACGGGCTCACGATCGTGACCGGCGCGATCAAGAACAGCTACGGATACCTCCCAGGGGCGCAGAAAGCCCGGTTGCACAAGGCGGCAGGCAACCCGGAACGGTTTCACGAGGTGGTGGTGGAGGTATTCCGGCTTCGCGTTCCCGACCTTTTTATCGTAGACGCGGTGATTGGGATGGAAGGGAACGGACCCGCATCGCCCGATCTCAGAGAGATCGGCCTTGTCCTGGCCTCGGACAATGGAGTGGCCATGGACGCGGTCATGGCCACGATGATGGGACTTGACCCGGGCCGCCTCCGTTTTCTGCAGAAGGCAGAGGACCTCGGCTTGGGTTCCCACAATGTTGACAGGATGGAAATCATCGGCGAGTTGAAAATCCTCCCCGATTTCAAGCTCCCTCCCCTGGGGGGTGACGCCATTTCAGCGAACAAGGCGGTTCAGGAGATGATGCACAGCCGGACCCTGCTGCGGCCGCAGGCCGACCCGGAACTGTGCACCGGCTGTGGCACATGTGTCGACCAGTGTGCTGTATCGGCCCTCTCCATGGACGGAGACCTCCCCCGCGTGGATGCCGATACGTGCATCACCTGCTTTTGTTGTCAGGAGATGTGCCCTGAAAAGGCCATGACGCTGAAGTAGCGGTTGCCCGCTGACCGCCTTCTGAATCGACGGGAGGACCTTTACCCGGGGTTTGAAGATCGAGGAATCAGGGGGCCATGTTCGGGATACCTGATCCTTCCAGAGGGAAACGCCGGCCTCTCCCAGGTCCGACCCTTCCTATGAAACGCATACCGGCAGATATGCCGTTATGGTGCGGTTCAGCTCTGTGAGTTTGATCGGTTTTTGAAGGACGGTTAAGGCGATGCCTTCTTCGATGGTCCTGCGGGCCCTTGAATCGGCCGGATTGCCGGTCAATACAAGTATCCTGGCCTCACTGTCAAACGACTTGATCTTTGAGGAGGACTCATATCCATCCATAACGGGCATCTCCACATCCATGACAACAATGTCGGGCAGGAAGATTTTGTATTTGTTAAAGGCATCCTCCCCATTGAAGGCCGTTTCCACGCTGTACTCCCCTTTCATGCAGAGGGATTCCATGATCAACTGGGAAAGGATTTCTTCATCATCTACCACAAGTACCTTCTTCAGCATTTTTGAACTCCGAGGGAACATGAACGTGAAGGGACAATCAGATGGCCGGATCGGTGGCATATACTTCGTTTATGAGGGGATGTCAACAAAAAAACACAACATATAGCAACAATCATAAACAAAGTAGCATATATTGTATTTATCTACTTTTTTTGAACATTCTTTCCCCTAAAAATCATATGACATTTTCAATAGATAATTCACTTTTGAACAAATCCACATTGTCTTTGAGAACGTTCCGGTCCATCCGGCATACAGTTGTACGGGGTTGGTGAGTGAGGGGGTGTACCCGGGGGAATGAGATCTACGGACGCGCGGAAAACTGATAGTCATGCCCGCCGGATAAGTAAGGCATATCTCAGGTTCTGGGGAGGCTCGATTCTTTTGGTTATCCACCTGAAAATGCATTGCTTTGAT is a window of Deltaproteobacteria bacterium DNA encoding:
- a CDS encoding cupin domain-containing protein, whose product is MIVRNLNDKEVIDTTYLAHGGAVAQMILDRRTLKEIGFLAIASLKPGKEIEAHVDPMEEIYFVLSGSGEMRVADEARAVKPGDAVWIPTGASHALLNDGQEDCIVLVVASPAW
- a CDS encoding formyl transferase is translated as MTITAIFDPETAGRPMRVAAFMSGSGTNILRLLEHEQKLKAEANESPFETVFIFSDRSDGRCAGERIALEHGLPYFSYDIRTFHQNRGLKRSVVTEEGLNARREYDRIARRLVEVFEIDVIALGGYMSYTTLNRCVNVHPADLAISLPDGRRKYVGDDAVKDAISAGEKRLRSSTFWTDAGVDTGPLLMVSDALPVTLPESLDAVVEDPQRLRQVADAHQDRLKEIGDWKIFPRTIEMIARGRFALDDEDRVYVDGRPVPGGYRE
- a CDS encoding response regulator — translated: MLKKVLVVDDEEILSQLIMESLCMKGEYSVETAFNGEDAFNKYKIFLPDIVVMDVEMPVMDGYESSSKIKSFDSEARILVLTGNPADSRARRTIEEGIALTVLQKPIKLTELNRTITAYLPVCVS
- a CDS encoding DUF362 domain-containing protein, whose protein sequence is MSKVMIHPATYENVRQAVDRAFDLFPVQVGGRKVLIKPNVLRASEAREGIVTHPAVLRAVVDKVEALGPASLIVGDNPGLFNYGDNENCFKKSGLMEAAKGYYRNIGNDSEKVSFNADYLPWVSVSRAVLEADLIISLPKFKNHGLTIVTGAIKNSYGYLPGAQKARLHKAAGNPERFHEVVVEVFRLRVPDLFIVDAVIGMEGNGPASPDLREIGLVLASDNGVAMDAVMATMMGLDPGRLRFLQKAEDLGLGSHNVDRMEIIGELKILPDFKLPPLGGDAISANKAVQEMMHSRTLLRPQADPELCTGCGTCVDQCAVSALSMDGDLPRVDADTCITCFCCQEMCPEKAMTLK
- a CDS encoding phosphoglycerate kinase codes for the protein MEKGELDPRLRLIQQSNMKEKIVLLRVDHNVVKKGRIKDPYRIDATIGTLYAIAAGGGKPILMTHVGRPKDKKTGRISCREDESILPIVRYLEQKLPVKIHVPEFPADPEKGIVHLDPSIEPAISDLKQGKIGMIYLPNTRWFKGEQAKGPERGTLADELASLADLYVNDAFGSWRAHASTYDVAQKLPSFAGILLQKELENLHRVLEPRRPFVAVVAGAKYDTKIGPLKALYERVDHLILGGLMYNTFLAAKYGVQIAGVTEEDRALAMELVELDRTGKKIVELSRLVESETMEARGEGKYRSIGMEELTSGRDIRYVVDIDPESFRNKVVADIVASAKTIFVNAVMGFMPLFYEGSEAMYRLIGGNSEAARLFAGGDTLQELRNLCPGIYMAGLDDPKAYYFTGGGSVLTALEQGSPYQMKPVAVLMEGGPL
- a CDS encoding glycosyltransferase family 9 protein, which gives rise to MLRVLIIRPGALGDTLMVLPALNDLAGKAAVTFVGRRPGLDFIRSHVDRAMDLEASGWHRLFMEIPDGKGLPVSDVNIAAAFFRDKDGTIRRNLERCLPSAAVHVFPSFPPKGEDVHVAEYLARCLASAGLPVDPVRSIAAMKHGGMWRNRPLPEGEKKIILHPGSGSLEKNYPPDFWLALVTRLLSDTEFRRCRPVLLTGPAEESLYAYFKERLGTGSVLFVSSPDQENLISLLDSAVLFLGHDSGIAHLSAMRCIPTGALFKASDPLQWAPLGPFVRIIKTRDPGPEMLDATLQAARELVAMDRS